A stretch of Gossypium hirsutum isolate 1008001.06 chromosome A06, Gossypium_hirsutum_v2.1, whole genome shotgun sequence DNA encodes these proteins:
- the LOC107937317 gene encoding mitochondrial-processing peptidase subunit alpha, giving the protein MYRVALSRFRALKGRSVDLAAARYATSSAVAPLDTPLDSVSLPPPLPDYVAPSETKIKTLSNGVRIASEQLPTPAASIGLFINCGSIYETPISSGASHLLERMAFKSTTNRSHLRVVREVEAIGGNTLASATRECMTYTFDALKTYVPEMVELLIDCVRNPAFLEWEINEELQKIKAELEEVLKNPERLILEAVHSAGYAGALANPLLVPESAIDRLNSGILEEFVTENYKGNRIVLAASGIEHEELLQIAEPLLSDLPAGPPLNEPKSVYVGGDFRRRADSPSTHFALAFEVPGGWNNEKDTVTLTVLQMLMGGGGSFSAGGPGKGMHSRLYLRVLNEYQQIHSFSAFNSIFNYTGLFGIYGSTSSDFVSRAVEIAAEELLVLAIEGSVSQLMIKRAQEATKSAVLMNLESRMIIAEDIGRQILTYGERKSVHAFLKMVDEVTLRDITNMAKKIISSPLTMASYGDVFRVPSYESVSSKFRAK; this is encoded by the exons ATGTATAGAGTTGCTCTTTCACGTTTCAGGGCTCTCAAG GGCCGTTCCGTTGATTTAGCAGCTGCACGATATGCGACTTCGAGTGCCGTTGCTCCTCTGGACACACCGTTAGACAGCGTTTCCCTTCCACCACCACTACCTGATTACGTAGCACCTAGTGAAACTAAGATTAAAACCCTATCCAATGGTGTGAGAATAGCCTCAGAGCAACTACCG ACTCCTGCTGCCTCGATCGGCTTATTCATTAATTGTGGTTCCATTTACGAGACACCAATATCATCTGGTGCCTCCCACTTGCTCGAACGAATGGCATTCAAGAGCACGACGAACCGTAGCCACTTGCGTGTTGTTAGGGAAGTAGAGGCAATTGGAGGTAACACATTAGCCTCGGCCACTAGGGAGTGCATGACGTACACCTTTGATGCCCTTAAGACCTATGTACCCGAAATGGTAGAATTGCTTATTGACTGTGTGAGGAACCCTGCTTTTTTGGAATGGGAAATTAACGAAGAG TTGCAAAAGATTAAAGCCGAgctggaggaagtattgaaaaaTCCCGAGCGCTTAATTTTGGAGGCAGTTCACTCTGCTGGTTACGCTGGTGCACTGGCAAATCCTCTCTTGGTTCCCGAGTCAGCAATAGACAGATTGAACAGCGGCATTTTGGAAGAATTCGTTACT GAGAATTATAAGGGGAATAGAATTGTCCTGGCAGCTTCCGGCATTGAACACGAAGAGCTTTTGCAGATTGCCGAGCCCCTTCTTTCTGATCTCCCAGCTGGACCCCCTCTAAACGAACCGAAATCTGTTTATGTTGGTGGCGATTTTCGTCGCCGAGCTGATTCACCG AGTACCCATTTCGCTCTTGCTTTTGAAGTACCTGGTGGTTGGAATAACGAGAAAGACACTGTCACTCTGACTGTACTGCAG ATGCTTATGGGTGGTGGTGGCTCGTTTTCAGCTGGGGGTCCCGGGAAAGGGATGCACTCTCGGCTAT ATCTCCGTGTATTGAACGAGTATCAGCAGATTCATTCCTTTTCTGCATTCAATAGCATCTTCAATTACACGGGATTGTTTGGCATCTATGGCAGCACG AGCTCTGATTTCGTGTCAAGGGCGGTTGAGATAGCAGCAGAAGAATTACTTGTGTTGGCAATTGAAGGATCAG TTTCTCAGCTAATGATAAAACGTGCTCAAGAGGCTACAAAATCGGCAGTACTGATGAATCTAGAGTCTAGA ATGATTATAGCGGAAGATATCGGAAGGCAGATTTTGACATACGGTGAAAG GAAATCCGTACATGCATTTTTAAAGATGGTGGATGAAGTCACGTTGCGCGATATTACCAACATGGCTAAGAAGATTATATCCTCGCCGCTAACCATGGCATCTTACGGTGACG TTTTTCGAGTTCCCAGCTACGAATCAGTTAGCAGCAAGTTCCGTGCTAAATAA
- the LOC107937327 gene encoding uncharacterized protein, which translates to MQRSKSKAKSTRKPLRDLSKNNSTKNFLSKSEFPKKKLIDKDDNNNRNHASLDRLLLLQSDLSSVLRQIDELVAQAFKLKATKLETKEIESFANVISGMLSSLKPWVPRFQKALSSPSGVECEDKSGECLGTEVVPFVNVNVNENECFDVGNPEEESTLDSLISPSPLVSWRAAAECNVERGRQLFLLTPLPMSKALSSKMRDSSKSVFQRVTSKSMVELPFINFHEDENDDLLEGVAINQTPIKPSHSVVVSSAAFSNTEHSMLVMTTPCLKMSPPKSCVLLEPIHESLPRDNDRVRKSTPFPRGINNGELSDSSGSEASEDLTSKYPELLGIQRTLKSEFEKKELDSSPMWLFSPPKSCILLEPPDEKSLHNVATDHNLPSAINQQNKIINQENTRNNTALVENTPMWNEPESTVRTGKRAGESTLKKELWTKFEAVSTFGLRYNASAIQRTARKGFLDMLDEASCDDD; encoded by the exons atgcaaagaTCGAAATCAAAGGCGAAATCAACACGGAAGCCGCTGAGAGATTTATCAAAAAATAATAGCACAAAGAATTTTTTGTCCAAATCAGAGTTTCCGAAGAAGAAATTGATCGacaaagatgataataataatcgAAACCACGCTTCCCTCGATCGCCTTCTTCTCCTTCAATCCGATCTTTCTTCTGTCCTTCGCCAG ATTGATGAACTTGTTGCGCAAGCTTTTAAGCTTAAGGCAACAAAACTGGAGACAAAAGAAATTGAATCTTTCGCCAACGTCATCTCCGGAATGCTTTCTTCTTTAAAG CCATGGGTTCCCAGATTTCAGAAGGCTCTTTCGAGTCCTTCGGGTGTCGAATGCGAAGATAAGTCCGGAGAATGTTTGGGAACTGAAGTTGTTCCTTTTGTTAATGTTAATGTAAACGAAAATGAATGCTTTGATGTTGGGAATCCGGAAGAAGAATCTACATTGGACTCGTTAATCTCGCCTTCTCCACTCGTGTCTTGGCGTGCTGCTGCCGAATGTAATGTCGAGAGAGGCCGGCAGCTGTTTTTGCTTACGCCTCTTCCGATGTCGAAAGCATTGTCTTCCAAGATGCGTGATTCGTCTAAATCGGTATTCCAAAGGGTTACTTCGAAATCGATGGTTGAGTTACCTTTTATCAACTTTCATGaggatgaaaatgatgatttGCTTGAAGGTGTTGCTATAAACCAAACTCCAATTAAGCCTTCTCATTCAGTGGTTGTTTCTTCGGCTGCATTTTCGAACACCGAACATTCCATGCTTGTCATGACGACTCCATGCTTAAAAATGTCGCCGCCTAAATCCTGCGTGTTACTTGAACCGATTCACGAGTCCTTGCCACGAGACAATGACAGAGTTCGCAAGTCTACCCCGTTTCCCCGCGGAATCAACAATGGTGAGTTATCTGATTCCTCGGGCAGTGAAGCTTCCGAGGATTTAACATCGAAGTACCCCGAACTACTAGGCATACAACGAACTCTCAAATCCGAATTTGAGAAGAAAGAACTTGACTCCTCACCGATGTGGCTATTCTCGCCTCCTAAAAGTTGCATTTTGTTAGAACCACCAGATGAGAAATCCCTGCACAATGTTGCCACTGATCACAACCTTCCTAGTGCAATAAACCAACAAAACAAGATTATTAACCAAG AAAATACCCGCAACAACACGGCACTCGTGGAAAACACTCCGATGTGGAATGAACCGGAGAGCACGGTACGAACAGGCAAACGTGCCGGTGAGAGTACCTTAAAGAAAGAGTTATGGACGAAGTTCGAAGCAGTGTCAACATTTGGGCTTCGTTATAACGCATCGGCGATTCAACGGACGGCCAGGAAAGGGTTTCTGGACATGTTGGATGAGGCCTCATGTGATGATGATTGA
- the LOC107937353 gene encoding auxin-responsive protein IAA26, which yields MESGCSKKLLDLIPQEKKWGFIENQNGISHGSSEEKKLELKLGPPGEEDEPLVSFGYFSSMKSNAKQAHNKFPPAQEDHRGGAVLTASWAKNHHHQPKPPNCSQKRTAPGPVVGWPPIRSFRKNHATTSKLASESPTSLPHKVAIERKPAAPETRGKGLFVKINMDGVPIGRKVDLKSYDSYEKLSTAVDELFRGLLAAQRDPSADGPKQEEEKVITGVLDGNGEYTLVYEDNEGDRMLVGDVPWHMFVSTVKRLRVLKSSELSVINLGSSKKGKMVQN from the exons ATGGAGAGTGGTTGTTCAAAGAAGCTTCTTGATTTGATTCCTCAAGAAAAAAAATGGGGTTTCATTGAAAATCAAAATGGTATAAGCCATGGATCTTCAGAAGAGAAGAAACTAGAGCTGAAGCTTGGTCCACcaggtgaagaagatgagcctTTGGTCTCATTTGGGTATTTTTCTTCAATGAAAAGCAATGCAAAACAGGCACATAATAAGTTTCCACCAGCACAGGAGGACCACCGTGGTGGGGCGGTTTTGACTGCCTCTTGGGCCAAAAACCACCACCACCAGCCAAAGCCTCCCAACTGTTCTCAAAAGAG GACTGCTCCGGGTCCGGTCGTGGGATGGCCGCCGATTCGCTCATTCAGGAAAAATCATGCAACCACTTCAAAACTAGCTTCTGAATCACCAACTAGTCTCCCTCACAAGGTTGCTATCGAAAGAAAACCCGCTGCCCCCGAGACTCGTGGTAAGGGTCTATTCGTGAAAATCAACATGGATGGAGTCCCGATCGGACGGAAAGTCGATCTCAAATCCTACGATAGCTATGAAAAGCTGTCGACTGCGGTTGATGAACTCTTCAGAGGCCTCCTTGCAG CTCAACGAGATCCCTCTGCTGATGGACCGAAGCAAGAGGAAGAGAAAGTAATTACCGGTGTATTGGATGGAAACGGGGAATATACACTTGTTTACGAGGATAACGAAGGCGACCGGATGCTTGTCGGTGATGTCCCGTGGCA TATGTTTGTATCGACGGTGAAGCGGCTGCGTGTGTTGAAGAGCTCGGAACTCTCCGTTATCAACC TTGGAAGCAGTAAGAAGGGAAAGATGGTGCAAAACTAG
- the LOC107937342 gene encoding clavaminate synthase-like protein At3g21360, which yields MAAQADYFIETQLPNHQKHYGSFTFPSILSPNPKSSPSSLSVFSEAIKFHKPFLDSLLLKSGALLFRGFPVKTAKDFNDVVEAFGFEELPYVGGAAPRTNVVGRVFTANESPPDQKIPFHHEMAQVPEFPSKLFFFCEVEPGSGGETPIVLSHIVYEKMKEKYPEFVDRLEVHGLLYTRVLGEDDDPSSPIGRGWKSTFLTSDKAVAEERAAKLGMKLEWLSNGVKTVMGPIPAIKYDKSRDRKIWFNSMVAAYTGWEDARNDPVKAVTFGDGQPLPADIIYDCLKILEDECVSIPWKKGDVMLIDNLATLHSRRSFTPPRRVLASLCK from the exons ATGGCAGCCCAAGCCGACTACTTCATCGAAACTCAACTTCCCAATCACCAAAAACACTACGGTTCCTTCACTTTCCCTTCGATTCTATCTCCGAACCctaaatcgagtccttcttcacTCTCCGTTTTCTCCGAAGCCATCAAATTTCATAAACCTTTTCTCGATTCTTTGTTGCTCAAATCCGGAGCTTTGCTCTTCAGGGGATTCCCAGTGAAAACGGCAAAAGATTTCAACGACGTCGTCGAGGCTTTCGGCTTCGAAGAGTTGCCGTACGTCGGCGGGGCAGCTCCTCGGACTAACGTCGTCGGTCGTGTTTTTACTGCAAATGAATCGCCGCCTGATCAAAAGATTCCTTTTCATCATGAGATGGCTCAG GTTCCTGAATTTCCATCAAAGTTGTTCTTCTTTTGTGAAGTTGAACCAGGCAGTGGGGGAGAAACCCCCATAGTTCTAAGCCACATTGTGTAtgagaaaatgaaagagaaatacCCAGAATTTGTTGATCGATTGGAGGTGCATGGATTGTTGTATACCAGGGTATTAGGTGAAGATGATGATCCTTCATCTCCCATTGGTCGTGGCTGGAAATCAACATTCTTGACGTCCGACAAGGCGGTGGCCGAGGAAAG GGCTGCAAAGCTAGGAATGAAGCTAGAGTGGCTTAGCAATGGAGTGAAAACAGTAATGGGACCAATACCAGCCATTAAGTACGACAAATCAAGGGACCGCAAAATCTGGTTCAACAGCATGGTGGCAGCATATACGGGGTGGGAAGACGCAAGAAACGACCCAGTGAAAGCCGTCACATTCGGGGATGGCCAACCGTTACCGGCCGATATCATCTACGATTGcttgaaaatccttgaagatGAATGTGTTTCCATCCCTTGGAAGAAAGGAGATGTTATGTTGATAGATAATTTGGCCACTCTTCATTCTCGACGTTCATTCACTCCGCCCCGACGTGTGCTAGCTTCACTTTGCAAATAG